In Phyllobacterium sp. T1293, the genomic window CTGCGTATCGCGCGCGGTGCGATTGTTGTTGGTGATATGCCGCGCGCCCGCTTCATGTCGGAGAAAGCCAAGGCCTTGGCGCAGTCAATCAAGACTGACGATACACAGGCTCAGCTTTATCTTGGCATCAGCAATGTTGGCACCGACAAGACCACGGATGCCGTCAAAATGTTGTCCGAATTGCCGAAAGACCGGCTGCATGAACGTGATCTGAAGCTCCTGGAAGCAGCAACGGCCATGGGCGGTCGGATTTTGGAGCAGCCATCCGTCGTACCGGTGGAAACACCGCAGAAGAGCGTCGTGAAAGCGGGCGCTGCGACGACGGATACAAAGGTGAAGGTCGATACGCCGAAGTCTGAGGTAACGATTGATCCGATGATCGATGAGACACGCAAGAAACTCGACGCCATAGACGCGCTTCTAGGGAAGGCCAAGAAATGACCATCGGACCTGATATGCCTCTCAGATCGCTGCAGGACACTATTGTCGGGGATACCGGCAAGGGGCATCGCCTTCCTGATAAAAAGAATGCCAAGGGCAAGGACGATGCGCCTGATTTCAAATCCATGCTGGAGGCAAAACCGCTGCGCTTGCCAACGGAGGCTGGTGCCGCGATCACCGATGATGATGTTTCTGAAATCAGCGATGAGCCAGAGACGAAAAAGGATAAGGAACAGGCAAATGCCGGGCCATCGGTACAGGCACTGTTCGGCCAGTCCATTCTCGCTCTTGAACAGCTTTTGGACAGACAGAAACCGGCAGACAGTGAGCAGGCACCGCATCAGGCCAAATCCGTTCGGGTGCTGGATGTTGATCCGAAGCTGATTGAAGCTGATCTTGAGGAATCCAAGGGAAGTATTGACGAGCAACCAGTCAACACCCTGCCAGAGACCAACAGGAAGGCGTCGACAGATGCTCTCCAAAAACCTGATGCAAAGGTCGCGGCAAATGCCGAGACGAAGGCGGAACCTGTCAAACCAGATATTCCACAGCCTGCCTCAGTCGAGGCTGAATCCACTGATATTGGTGCGCCCAAGTCCCGCACCAATGCAAAGCAAGCGGCTGAACAGGTCGCGCCGCCAGTGATCAATAATACGCCGTCGGCAGCGTCACCTGCGCCACCTGTTGAGACCCGCCTCAACACCGCCGCTCCCGCCACTGCTGCACCAGTACCACAGAACCGCCAGCCCATTGCCGATGTCCAGATCATCTCGGATCACAGCACGGGCGCTGCAAGAACGCTTGTGATCCAGTTGCAGCCAATCGAACTCGGCACGGTTACTGCACGCCTGCGCCTGACCGGAGAGGGCATGCATATCCAGCTCATGGCAGAGAGCAAGGCGGCGGCAGAGCATCTTGCGAGGGATCACGAAGCCCTTGGCAAGGCGTTGCAGAGGGCAGGGGTTGCTGACGATACATCGGCAGTTACCATCTCTGTCGTCGATCGCAGCAGCCTTGTAGCCAACACCCAATCGAGCCAGCAAAGCACGACAGGGCAGGACCAGCAGACGGGCGGCCGAGCCGGTGGCCAAGCCAATTCCGGCTCACAGGGGACGCAGGGCGACCGCTCTTCCGGCCAGCAGAATTTTGGAGACAGCAGAGCCGATGAGCGTGATGACAGGACTGCAAAAATCACGCCGGATCGCACTCTTTCTCGCGGCTTGGTTGTGTAGCGGCCTGTTTGCCGCGCAGGCCGTTCACGCCGACAATCTTTGCGAACGGGAAATGCACCGTGCATCGAGCAAATATAACATCCCGATCGGCATTCTCTATGCCGTTGGACTGACCGAAACCGGGCGAAAGGAGTCGCTGCAACCCTATGCCATGAACATCGAAGGCAAGGCGGTTTTCATGCCGTCAGCGGCGGCTGCCCTAGCAAAATTTAACGAAGCGCAGGGGCAGGGCGCCAAGCTGATTGACCTCGGGTGCATGCAGATCAATCACTACTTTCACGCCAGCGCATTCCCGTCCGTGAGCGCAATGCTGGACCCTGCAAGCAACGTGGATTATGCGGCGCGTTTTCTCAAACAACTCCGGGCGCGGGAGGGCAACTGGACCATGGCCGTAGCACGCTATCATGCAGGCCCCAACAACGACCCGGCACAAAAGCAATATGTTTGCCGGGTAATGGAAAATATGGTGGCTTTCGGCTTCGGAAACTGGACACAAAAAGCGCGAATGTTTTGCGATAAGTGAAGGCGTTAATGATCAGTAATAAAACGTGAATTTGTTAGCTTGGTCATCTTTGGTTAAGATATAGCCGGTAAACATTTGAGCGTGCGAGTCGTACCTCCGCTCGATGTCCATTCCCCACCCGAAATCACTATTTCAGACTCCCAATAAATTGCGGCCAATTTGTTGGGGATTGTCGGCGAGTCACTCACCCCGCTACGTGTGTGTTCAGTGGGGTTTTTACTGATTCGGAAGGTGGGGTCGTGATTGTAGTCGTCGACGAACGAAGTCTGGTGACGAGCGGGTATTCTGCGTGGTTCGCCCGTGAGGGCATAACAACAACAGGGTTCGCTCCCGATGATTTCGGCGACTGGGTTTCTACCGTCCAGCAGAGCGATATTATGGCAGTGGAAGCGTTTCTCATAGGGGAATGTGCCAACCGCAGCCAGTTTCCCCACAAGATTCGTGAGCGCTGCTCGGCACCGGTTATCGCTGTCAACGACACGCAGTCGCTTGAACACACGCTTGAACTGTTCCAGGCGGGTGTCGACGATGTGGTCCGCAAGCCAATGCATGTGCGCGAAATTCTGGCTCGTATCAATGCCATCCGCCGCCGTTACGGCAATGGCGATGTCGGCACGCAGGTGGGTCCCATCCGCGTCTTTTCCGATGGCCGCGATCCGCAGGTTAATGGTGTTGAATTTTCGCTGCCGCGCCGCGAGCGCCGCATTCTGGAATATCTTATTGCCAATCGTGGCCGCCGTCTGAACAAGGCGCAAATTTTTAGCGCGATCTACGGCATTTTCGACAGCGAAGTCGAGGAAAGTGTTGTCGAGAGCCACATCAGCAAGCTTCGCAAGAAGCTGCGGGAACAGCTTGGTCACGATCCCATCGATTCCAAGCGTTTCCTTGGTTACTGCATCAATCTCGATTGACGCGCTGAACCGCTCCGCTGCTGGCGGGGCGGGCCCGATAAAGATCTCACAAGGCATTCAAAGCGTCAGGTTCACGCAAGCATCGCAGGGTTACGATCCTGAACGGAATCATGGCGCAAGGAGACGGAAATGAGCCTCTATGGAATGATGCGGACGGGTGTATCGGGCATGAATGCCCAGGCCAACCGTCTGTCGACTGTATCCGACAATATCGCGAATTCCAGCACCACAGGCTACAAGCGGGCAAGCACGCAGTTTGCTTCGCTGGTTCTGCCAAGCTCCGGCGGCGCCTATAATTCCGGCGGCGTGGAAACGGTCGTTCGCCATCATATTTCTGACGATGGTTCGCTGCGCTTCACCACATCTTCGACCGACCTTGCGCTCAAGGGCAACGGTTTCTTCGTCGTTAATGATAGAAATGGCACACCGTATCTGACACGCGCCGGCTCCTTCGTTCCCGATGCGCAGGGCAATCTTGTCAATGCCGCCGGGTACTACCTGATGGGCAATCCGATTGTGAATGGCCAGACGAATGCTGTTATCAATGGCTATCAGGGTCTGGAGAAGATCAATATCAAGCAGAACGACCTCGTTGCCGATCCAAGCCGCAAGGGGACATTCACCGCAAATCTTCCTGCCGGTTCAGCCGTTATTGCGGCCGCAGACCTGCCGTCAAATGCGGCGGCCAACACAGCTGGAACAGCAAAATACACAGCCAAGACGTCGCTGCAGAGTTTCGACAATCTCGGCAATCTGGTGGTTCTCGACGTCTACTTTACCAAGACGGGCGAAGATCCGGCCACCAAGAACGCCACCTGGGAAGCGACCGTTTACAACAAGGCCGATGCATCAGCCAGTGGAGGCTTTCCCTATTCCAAGCCTGCAATGAAGACTGAAACCTACAATTTCGATGGTGTGACCGGAAAGCTGACATCCACCGACAAGTCGCTTTCGGTCCAGATTCCCAATGGTCAGTTGCTGGAGATTGATCTGTCCGCGACCAAGCAGCTTGCGGGTGACTTTACGCCGATCGAAGCGAAGATTGACGGCAGCACGCCGAGCCCTATCGACAATGTTGATATCGCTGCCGACGGCACAGTCGTTGCCCGCTACAAGAACGGCGCGCAGCGCGCCATCTATCAGATCGCACTGGCGGATGTTCCAAGTCCCGACAAGCTTCTGGTTCTGTCGGGCAATGTTTATTCGACCAGCGCGGAATCCGGTGATGTTCAGTTTGGCAAGCCCGGCAAGGGCAGCTTCGGCACGCTGACTTCGGGCGCGCTGGAGGAATCCAACGCGGACATCGCGCAGGAACTGACTGAGATGATTGAAGCGCAAAGAAGCTACACGGCCAATTCCAAGGTCTTCCAGACCGGTGCGGATTTGATGGACGTGCTGGTGAATCTGAAAAGGTAATACTCCAAATGGTGATTGGACCTAAGGCATGTCATTAACTTCGGCACTCCTTACCGCTCAGAGTGCTCTGACGACGACGTCGAAACAGACAGCGTTGGTATCCCGCAATATTGCGGGTGCCAACGATCCTAATTTTACGCGTCGTATTGGTTCAGTCGTCAGTGGTCCCAATGGATCAACCTATCTGTCGGTTCGCCGCTCGGCCGATGACGCGCTTCTTTCCAAATATATCGAGACCAACAGCCAGCTGGGAACGTCCAGTACGATGAAGAGCGGCCTCGACCGCTTGTCGGGCATCTATTCCGCCAACAATGCATCCGGTTCCCCAAGCGCTCTGCTGGGCGACCTGCGAGACTCGCTGCAGCAATATGCATCGCAGCCCGGCAATAACTCCGTGGGTGAAGCGGCTGTTTCCAAAGCCGTCAATCTCGCCAATGCCCTGAACAAGGGTTCGAACGAGATCCAGAAGCTGCGGCTGGATGCCGATGGCGACATCAATGATTCCGTCAAGAATATCAATTCGCTGCTGGCGAAGTTCGAGACGATCAATAACAAGGTGGTCAACGGAACCCGCTCCGGCGCTGACGTATCGGATTATCTCGACCAGCGTGATGGTTTGCTGAAGGAAATCTCCGGCGAGATCGGCATCACGACGATGGTGCGCGGCGACAATGATCTGGTCATTTTTGCCGAGTCCGGTGTAACCCTGTTCGAAGGATCGCCGCGCAAGGTCAGCTTCACACCGACGAGTGCTTTCGCAGCGGGTACAACGGGCAATCAGGTCTATGTGGATGGCGTGCCGCTATCGCATGATACATTCCAGCAGCCATTCGGAACGGGCCGTTTGAGCGGTCTGCTGCAATTGCGCGATCAGACGGCACCTGCCTATCAGAACCAGCTTGATGAAGTGGCGCGCAGCCTTGTCAGCATGTTCGCCGAGAAGGATCAGAAAAACCCGCCGACACTGCCGAATGTTCCAGGCCTCTTCACCTATTCCGGTGCCCCAGCGATGCCTGCGGATGGCACGATTTCACCGGGTATTGCCGGAACCATCAAGGTTTCCTCCGCCTATATCCTGTCGGAAGGCGGTAGCCCGACGCTGCTGCGCGATGGCGGCACCAATCCCGCCAACCCGGATTATGTGCAGAACACCGGTGGATCGGCTGGCTACTCCGCCCGTCTGCAGGGATTGATCGGGGCTATCAACGCGCCGCGCACTTACGACGCCAATGCGGGTATAAGCGGGCAGAAAAGCCTTCTGGACTATTCCGCCGCCTCGATCAGCTCGCTTGAAACCAAACGCAAATCTGTCACCGAAACCAACACCTATAATGGCGTGCTGGCATCGCGGGCAGAGGACGCCATTTCCAATGCATCCGGCGTGAATATCGATGTCGAGATGCAATCGATGCTCGAACTTGAACATTCCTATCAGGCATCGGCGCGCATTTTGTCCGCCGTGGATGCCATGTTGAACGAACTCTTGAACGCGGTGAAATAGCGATGAAGACCCAGTCCATTTCATCCTACATGCTGGCCAATTCGACCCGCAACATTCTGGCGAAAGCACAGGCGGATCTTATCAAGGCAAAGGAAGAGGCCACGACAGGCTTTGTCTCCGATACGGGCCTTGCGCTTGGCAGCCGCACCGGCCAGTCGATTTCACTGCGCAAGGAATATGACCGGCTGACAGTCCTTACCGAGACCAACAATCTCATTGGCCAGCGCATGACGACCTCGCAGAATGCCCTTGGCAATCTCGTCAAGAATGCGACGGATTTTCTGGGCACCGTCACAGCCCTGCGCGGTTCGGCTGATGGTCATTCGGTCGCAGCCGATAAGGCCAAGAGCGGCTTGCAGACAACAACAGGCCTCGCCAATACCAACTATAATGGCGAGTATGTTTTTGCCGGTGTGAATACCGATGTGCAGCCGATGGATGACTACTATGCCGCCGGTAATCCAGCGCGGGCGGCGATCCAGACTGCTTTTCAGACCCAGTTCGGTTTCCCAATGACCGATCCGCAGGTCAAGAATATCACCGCCGATCAGATGAAGACCTTTCTCGACACGACCATGACCGCACAGTTCAGCGCGGGTTCATGGTCCAATAATTGGTCGTCCGCGTCCGATACGCTGGTCAAGAGCCGGATTGCACCGACAGAACTGGCCGAGACGTCCGTCAGCGCCAACAATGCCGGCTTCCGGCAATTGGCCATGAGTTACACCATGGTGGCCGAACTTGGAAATATCGGTTTGAGTCAGGGTGCTTTTGATGCTGTCATGGACAAGGCGATTTCCACAACGAGCCAAAGCGTCTCATCGCTGACGAGCGCCCAGTCCTTCCTTGGTGATGCGCAGGCCCGGACCAAGGATGCAACGGACCGTTTGACCGTGCAGATCAAGGTCCTCAACAGTTCGGTTCTCGATCTTGAAGCCGTTGACCCTTACGAGGCGGCCAACCGTGTGACCGCACTGACAACCCAGATCGAGGCGTCCTACGCCCTGACTGTCAAGTTGCAGAGCCTGAGCCTGCTCAACTATCTGAAATAATCGCAACGTGCGCGGCTCGCGCGCCCGTTCCCGTCGATACCGGAAAGACACATGTACCAGGCCCGATACAACGACATTATGGACGACGGCGCAGAGAGCGCCAAGGAGCGCGAACGCTCGCTGTTCGACCAGTCGATCCTGATGCTGGAGGAAGCGCGCGACGAGGGCGAATATTCCTTCAAAGCCATTGAGGCGGTGCATTTTACCTCCCGCCTCTGGGTGATTGTGATTGAGGATCTCGGCAGTCCCGAAAATGGCCTGCCGCAGCAATTGCGTGCCTCGCTAATTTCGATCGGTATCTACATTCTGAAAGAGCTTGAGGCTATCCGGCAGGGCAGTTCGGTCGATTATGATGGCATCATCGAGATCACCAGAACCATTCGTGACGGGATCTGACATCATGAAAATTACCCTGCGTGCCGGTGAAAAGGTCTATATCAACGGCGCTATTCTGAGTGCGGACCGAAAAGTCTCCCTCGAGTTTCTCAATGACGTTACTTTCCTGCTCGAAAGTCATGTGCTGCAGGCAAGTGAAACGACAACGCCGCTGCGTCAGCTCTATTATGCGGCGCAGATCATGCTGATCAATCCGCTGATCAGGCATGAAGCAAACATCACCTTCAAGCGTATGCTGGGAAATCTGCTGGCAACGTTTGAAAACCAGCTGATGCTGAAGGAGCTGAAGCTGATCGATGAGATCGTCTGTAATGACCGGGTGTTTGAGGCACTCAAGGCCATACGTTCGCTCTATCCGCTGGAAGCGCAAATTCTGTCCGGCGATCTGGACACCATCCATCCCACCCATTCGGACCAGCCAAACAGGCCGGAGGCAATCGCATGACCACTACCCCGCCCGTCGGATCATCAACCGGCAACACACCGGACACGTCCAAAGCGGGCGGCCCAAGTGTCGACTATCAATCCTTTCTCAAGCTGCTCGTTGCGCAGATGAAGAATCAGGACCCGACCCAGCCCATGGACGGCACGCAATATGTGGCGCAGCTGGCGCAGTTCTCCAATGTTGAACAGTCGACATTGATGAACAAGAAACTGGATCAGATTCTGGCAAGCTCCTCGCTGTCGCAGGCTGACGGCATTATCGGCAGAACCGTCACGAGCGCCGATGGCAAAGTCACCGGCGTGGTGGAATCGGTCAAGATCTACAGCGATGGCATGATTGCCAAGCTGAAGGGCGGTGCTGAATTGCCTGTTACCGCCGGCATCGTCATCAGTTGATCGCCAGCAGCCAATCATGAATGAGGCCGATGCACTCGACATCATCAACCAGGCGATCTGGACGGTGATTGTCGCTTCCGGCCCAGCGGTCGGCGCTGCCATGCTGGCAGGCGTCTGTATCGCGCTGTTTCAGGCCCTGACGCAAATTCAGGAAGTAACACTGACCTTCGTGCCGAAGATCATTGTGATCCTCGCTGTGCTTGCACTGACGGCGCCTTTCGTCGGCTCGCAGATCAATACACTTACGCTGCTGACTTATTCACGCATTGAAAAGGGTTTTTGAGCTTTCGCATTGCGGTAAAGGAATTACCCCACTCTGCCCTGTCGGGCAGAGTGGGGTGAGCACGCGCCACCCAAACCACCATTCTCAAAAAAATCACCACCAACTTATCCACGTTTCTCCAACGTCGCTTATTCTGATGGTGTCCTTTCCGGCGGGAATGCTTCCGGAAACTATTCGAAGTCAGGAAAGGACCGGCGCTTCTGTTTGCGGGTGGTAGTCCCGCAGACCGGAGAGGTTCCGCTCTTATGCCGGTACTGAGCCTGACAGCCAGGAAATCGGTGAAGAACGGGAACACAAATCGCCGGGGCGGGTGGTCCGAGGGATCGTAAACACCGCAACACCAACCAAAGACTTCAGCGCTCCCGATGGACCGCCCGTCTTTCCCACTTTTTCAATGGCCAGACGCGAAAGCGGGTGTGGCAACGGGGAAGTACAATCTGGTTGGCTGCAAATCCATTGTTGCGCCCTTCGACAGGCTCAGGATGAGGGAGGGTGAGGATTGCAATGCACATCGACAATTCTGCAGAACTTGACTCCCTGCATCCACACTCTCCCTCATGGTGAGCTTGTCGAACCACGAACCACGCAAATCCGGTTTTGCAAAGCACGGACAACATCCCCGCTTTGGCTTCGCGTAAGCTTCGCTCCCTATGCTCCAACGATCATAGGAGAATGCCGTGCAACAGGTCGCCGTCAAAAAACTGGGAGACAAGGGTTATCTGACCGGCAGTGATGTCGGGCTGGCGCTCGGCATCGTCGTTATCCTGACCGTGCTCTTCCTGCCCGTATCGCCGGTTGTTCTTGATATTGGCCTCGCATTTTCCATCGCGTTGTCAGTTCTCATCCTCATGGTATCGCTGTGGATTCAGCGCCCGCTCGATTTCTCGGCCTTTCCGACGGTTCTGCTGATTGCCACCATGATGCGCCTGTCGCTCAACATTGCAACAACCCGCGTCATCCTCACCCATGGTGATGAGGGCTATGCGGCGGCGGGGCAGGTCATTCACGGCTTTTCCCAGTTCGTCATGGGCGGTGATTTCGTCATCGGTCTGGTGGTCTTTGCCATCCTGATCATCGTCAACTTTCTCGTCATCACCAAGGGCGCAACGCGTATCGCGGAAGTTGGCGCACGTTTTACGCTTGATGCCATTCCCGGCAAGCAGATGGCGATTGATGCGGACCTGTCATCCGGCTTGATTGACGAGAAAGAGGCGCAGCACCGCCGCCGCGAACTGGAGGAAGAAAGCGCCTTCTTCGGATCGATGGATGGTGCGTCAAAGTTCGTGCGCGGCGATGCGATTGCCGGTCTTATCATCACCGCCGTCAATATTTTCGGCGGTATCATCATCGGCGTTACCCGCCACGGCATGGAAGTGGGTCAGGCCGCCGACGTCTTCACCAAACTTTCGGTTGGTGATGGTCTGGTCACGCAGATTCCGGCGCTGATCGTATCGCTTGCCGCGGGCCTGCTTGTTTCCAAAGGCGGCACACGCGGCTCCACCGACAAGGCTGTTTTCGGCCAGCTCGGTGCCTATCCAAAGGCGTTATTCGTGGCGGCGCTCCTGCTGTTCGTGCTTGGCGTCCTGCCCGGTCTGCCCGCCTTTCCATTCTTCATTCTCGCGCTCGGCCTTGTTGCCATCGGCATTTCGGTTCCGCGCAAACTTGCACGCGTGGCAGCAGCCGCATTGGCCGATGATGCGCAGAAAAAGAAAGCGGCAGAGGACGAGGACCGCAACTCTGTCCGCGCTTCACTCGAAACGGCACAGATTGAGCTTTGTCTGGGCAAGCAGCTGTCGACACGCCTGATGGCCTCGCAGCTGGAACTTGCGCACCGCGTCAACAAGATGCGCAAGAAGTTTGCCACGGAGTATGGCTTTGTCGTGCCGGAGATCAAGGTCACGGATGATTTTCTCATTCCGCCAAAAGTCTATCGCATCAAGATCCATGGCACTGTTGTTGTCTCGCAGGAACTGCGCGTCGGCGAAATCATGGTTATTCCCGGTGATCGCCCGATCCCCGAAATTCCGGGTGAAGAGGTGAGGGAGCCCGCCTTTGGCATGAAGGCCTATTCGGTGCCGGAAACCTTTGCCGCTGACCTTAAGCGCGACAATTACATGACCGTCGACAATCTTTCCGTGATGCTCACGCACCTCAGCGAGATCGTCCGCAACAATCTGGCGCAGCTTCTGTCCTATAAGGATATGCGCGCGCTGCTGGACAGGCTCGGCCCTGAATATCGCAAGCTGCTTGACGATATCTGCCCCGCCCATCTTTCCTATTCGGGCCTGCAGGCGGTGCTCAAGCTGCTATTGTCGGAGCGGGTTTCCATCCGCAATCTCAATCTTATTCTTGAAGCCATTGCCGAAGTCGCGCCGCATATCCGCCGTTCGGAAATGATCGTGGAGCACGTCCGCATGCGCATGTCACAGCAGATTTGCGGGGACCTTGCGGATAATGGCGTGCTCAGCGTCCTGCGTCTTGGCAATCGCTGGGATATGGTTTTCCATCAGAGCCTCAAGCGCGATGCCAAGGGTGATATCATCGAATTTGATATTGACCCACGTCTGCTTGAACAGTTTGGCACCGAAGCCAGCACGGCAATCCGCAAACATCTGGATGCGGGGGAACGTTTCGTGCTCGTCGCATCGCCGGAAGCGCGGCCCTATATCCGCATGATCATCGAAAGGCTGTTTGCCACGCTTTCCGTGTTGTCCCATGTGGAGATTGCCCGCGGCGTCGAAGTGCGTTCGCTCGGAACGATCTCGTGAGGCTTTGATTGATGCTGCAGAATCTGGCGCTCAGCGACATGGTGATCGCCGCCTTTCTGGTCTTTGCCCGCGTCGGGGCGTGCCTGCTGATTATGCCCGGTATTTCCAGCCCGCGCATTCCGTTGCAGGTCAGGCTTTTTCTCGCTCTCGCCTGTTCACTGATGGTCGTGCCGCTCGTGCTCAAGCAGGTAACACCCGCGGCCAATGCCGCACCGCTCGTGCTGATGCGCATCATCGTCATCGAAGCCATTGTCGGCGCGCTGATCGGCATACTGGCACGCATGTATTTCTGGGCTCTGCAGTTCATGGCCAACACCATTGCCATGGCGACAGGCTATTCCGGCGCTCCGGGGGCGGGTATTGAATCCGAAGAACCGCAGGCGGCGATTGCCACCATCGTTACTTTCTCGGCCTTGCTGATGTTCTTCATCATGGACCTGCATCTTGAAGTGCTGCGTGCCTTGCTCTCATCCTATTCGGCTATCCCGGTTGATGGGGTTTTCCAGCCAGCAACCGCCATGGTCAATCTGACCGATACACTGTCCAAAGCCTTCTTCAGCACCATTCGCATTGCGGCACCCTTCATTGTCTTTGCGGTTGTCGTGAACATTGCCGTTGGCCTCATCAACAAGCTGACCCCGACAATCCCTGTCTATTTCATCTCCATGCCGTTCGTGCTCGCGGGCGGTTTGATGCTTCTCTATTTCACTATGCCCGATCTGCTCCGGTTCTTTACCAGCGAGACCGGCAGCTATCTCAGGAACTTTTGACATGGCCAGCGGATCAGGCTCACGCACCTCGCTCCAGGCAATGATCAAACTGCAGGGCCTGACCAAAGCCCGGCATGAGATGGAGCTTTCGCGGCTGACGGCACAATTTCTGGCGATTGACGCGGAAAACGTGGCTCTGTTCAAAATGCAGAATGATCGCTTCGAAAATGGCGGGGGTATCGTTCCCGCCGATCTCATCATGAAGCGGCTTGAAACCAACAAGGCAAAACAGGCTGATCTGTCCGAGCGGATGACCTTTGAAAAGCGCGATCTGC contains:
- the flhA gene encoding flagellar biosynthesis protein FlhA, whose amino-acid sequence is MQQVAVKKLGDKGYLTGSDVGLALGIVVILTVLFLPVSPVVLDIGLAFSIALSVLILMVSLWIQRPLDFSAFPTVLLIATMMRLSLNIATTRVILTHGDEGYAAAGQVIHGFSQFVMGGDFVIGLVVFAILIIVNFLVITKGATRIAEVGARFTLDAIPGKQMAIDADLSSGLIDEKEAQHRRRELEEESAFFGSMDGASKFVRGDAIAGLIITAVNIFGGIIIGVTRHGMEVGQAADVFTKLSVGDGLVTQIPALIVSLAAGLLVSKGGTRGSTDKAVFGQLGAYPKALFVAALLLFVLGVLPGLPAFPFFILALGLVAIGISVPRKLARVAAAALADDAQKKKAAEDEDRNSVRASLETAQIELCLGKQLSTRLMASQLELAHRVNKMRKKFATEYGFVVPEIKVTDDFLIPPKVYRIKIHGTVVVSQELRVGEIMVIPGDRPIPEIPGEEVREPAFGMKAYSVPETFAADLKRDNYMTVDNLSVMLTHLSEIVRNNLAQLLSYKDMRALLDRLGPEYRKLLDDICPAHLSYSGLQAVLKLLLSERVSIRNLNLILEAIAEVAPHIRRSEMIVEHVRMRMSQQICGDLADNGVLSVLRLGNRWDMVFHQSLKRDAKGDIIEFDIDPRLLEQFGTEASTAIRKHLDAGERFVLVASPEARPYIRMIIERLFATLSVLSHVEIARGVEVRSLGTIS
- the fliR gene encoding flagellar biosynthetic protein FliR codes for the protein MMLQNLALSDMVIAAFLVFARVGACLLIMPGISSPRIPLQVRLFLALACSLMVVPLVLKQVTPAANAAPLVLMRIIVIEAIVGALIGILARMYFWALQFMANTIAMATGYSGAPGAGIESEEPQAAIATIVTFSALLMFFIMDLHLEVLRALLSSYSAIPVDGVFQPATAMVNLTDTLSKAFFSTIRIAAPFIVFAVVVNIAVGLINKLTPTIPVYFISMPFVLAGGLMLLYFTMPDLLRFFTSETGSYLRNF